A stretch of Eleutherodactylus coqui strain aEleCoq1 chromosome 2, aEleCoq1.hap1, whole genome shotgun sequence DNA encodes these proteins:
- the LOC136612803 gene encoding uncharacterized protein isoform X2 codes for MEELMRMIKDVVASQGTSWLVKMAEDLSGTTAVEEGASTSQPVLPSSEEPRGRPTRRRNPPARLSPSPVAKRGGRNSSPRPERLGGNSAVRSQRGREEAEPAERMGVGEPEVAERTTLTRGDIRQGERSRPGNRMSACGATMSRSPRSRRVPQESGTARYAREYQQTSLPAPNVPLAMPEVNEADVTFQGAAPDGGGRGVSDWTVWVVGHSYVYWAEKRARNRPIGVNLGLNVQVRWLGIRGLQWPRLLQEVLKISSWKNDRVILVIHAGGNDLGKIKVAELIALMKADIFRFKEFFKRVIIVWSDIVARRIWREARDNEAIERVRKTVNFRISKHVRALGGIAIRHWELERRERGMMRGDGVHLSDIGLDTFLSRLQDGVESALLLACGGRSAA; via the exons ATGGAGGAGCTAATGCGGATGATCAAGGACgtggtggccagccagggcacaagctggctcgtgaagatggctGAAGACCTTTCGGGGACGACAGCGGTGGAAGAAGGAGCGAGCACCAGCCAGCCGGTtttgcccagcagcgaggagccACGTGGAAGACCAACCCGGAGGAGAAACCCGCCAGCGCGACTAAGTCCCAGCCCGGTGGCGAAGAGAGGCGGACGGAACAGCAGCCCAAGACCGGAGCGACTCGGAGGGAACAGCGCCGTGCGGTCTCAGCGCGGTAGGGAGGAGGCGGAACCAGCGGAACGCATGGGAGTCGGTGAGCCAGAGGTAGCGGAGAGGACAACACTTACCCGTGGAG atatcagacaaGGAGAGCGGAGCAGACCGGGTAACAGGATGtcagcctgcggggctacaatgtCAAGGAGCCCAAGGAGCCGGCGTGTCCCCCAAGAAAGTGGCACGGCACGATACGCACGGGAGTACCAACAAACATCACTGCCCGCCCCTAACGTTCCCTTGGCTATGCCGGAGGTCAACGAGGCGG atgtcacatttcagggagctgcacccgacggcggaggtcgagggg tGTCGGATTGGACAGTATGGGTGGTGGGCCACTCCTATGTATACTGGGCGGAAAAGAGAGCCAGAAATAGGCCCATTGGAGTGAATTTAGGCCTTAATGTGCAAGTGCGTTGGCTTGGTATTAGAGGATTACAATGGCCCAGGCTGCTCCAGGAGGTTCTAAAAATCAGCAGCTGGAAGAATGACAGAGTGATATTAGTTATTCACGCTGGAGGAAATGATCTTGGGAAGATAAAGGTGGCTGAGTTGATAGCATTGATGAAAGCGGATATTTTTCGTTTCAAGGAATTTTTTAAGAGGGTCATAATCGTTTGGTCAGACATCGTGGCCAGAAGAATTTGGAGAGAGGCAAGAGATAATGAAGCCATCGAGAGAGTGAGGAAGACTGTCAATTTTAGGATATCAAAGCATGTGCGAGCTTTAGGTGGGATAGCAATACGTCATTgggagctggagagaagagagcgcGGGATGATGCGAGGTGACGGAGTGCACCTTAGCGACATAGGGCTAGATACCTTTTTATCTAGGTTGCAGGATGGGGTAGAGTCGGCTCttttgctggcatgtggggggcggagtgcagcatag
- the LOC136612803 gene encoding uncharacterized protein isoform X1 — protein sequence MEELMRMIKDVVASQGTSWLVKMAEDLSGTTAVEEGASTSQPVLPSSEEPRGRPTRRRNPPARLSPSPVAKRGGRNSSPRPERLGGNSAVRSQRGREEAEPAERMGVGEPEVAERTTLTRGDIRQGERSRPGNRMSACGATMSRSPRSRRVPQESGTARYAREYQQTSLPAPNVPLAMPEVNEADVTFQGAAPDGGGRGGMLPCFLVGSDRGELLALVKASVTSTTWNRYNKVWKEWLAAAGGIFPTEERARAVTLDVLSAMRKSGSSADAAKKRLSAIAFLLRLHGSRDVTKDFVFGQIIKGWKKDRVTKDGRRPITFELLNAILNVVESVCTDASEAELFRAAFSIAFFAALRIGELVSSCKSKPGGLFFSDVVIDEDCIKIGVRRSKTDIYGMGEWIRVGKLGTKWCPVLLVKEFAKRHCGTGPFLCHASGFPLTKYQFTAVMRNSIRRLGLNPSEFGSHSFRIGAATSAFACGMGIEGVKKVGRWKSDAYRSYVRPNLRVL from the exons ATGGAGGAGCTAATGCGGATGATCAAGGACgtggtggccagccagggcacaagctggctcgtgaagatggctGAAGACCTTTCGGGGACGACAGCGGTGGAAGAAGGAGCGAGCACCAGCCAGCCGGTtttgcccagcagcgaggagccACGTGGAAGACCAACCCGGAGGAGAAACCCGCCAGCGCGACTAAGTCCCAGCCCGGTGGCGAAGAGAGGCGGACGGAACAGCAGCCCAAGACCGGAGCGACTCGGAGGGAACAGCGCCGTGCGGTCTCAGCGCGGTAGGGAGGAGGCGGAACCAGCGGAACGCATGGGAGTCGGTGAGCCAGAGGTAGCGGAGAGGACAACACTTACCCGTGGAG atatcagacaaGGAGAGCGGAGCAGACCGGGTAACAGGATGtcagcctgcggggctacaatgtCAAGGAGCCCAAGGAGCCGGCGTGTCCCCCAAGAAAGTGGCACGGCACGATACGCACGGGAGTACCAACAAACATCACTGCCCGCCCCTAACGTTCCCTTGGCTATGCCGGAGGTCAACGAGGCGG atgtcacatttcagggagctgcacccgacggcggaggtcgagggggtatgttgccctgctttcttgtgggaagTGATAGAGGAGAGCTGTTAGCTCTCGTTAAAGCGTCAGTAACAAGTACCACATGGAACCGATATAACAAAGTATGGAAAGAATGGTTAGCAGCGGCGGGTGGAATTTTTCCAACAGAAGAAAGAGCAAGGGCGGTAACATTAGATGTCCTGTCCGCGATGCGTAAAAGCGGGTCATCAGCGGATGCGGCGAAAAAACGACTATCGGCTATAGCATTTTTGTTGCGCTTACACGGGTCAAGAGACGTGACGAAGGACTTCGTTTTTGGGCAAATAATAAAAGGGTGGAAGAAGGACAGGGTGACCAAGGACGGCAGGCGCCCTATCACGTTCGAGTTATTAAACGCTATCCTCAACGTGGTGGAGTCGGTCTGCACGGATGCTTCCGAAGCAGAGCTTTTTCGCGCGGCTTTTTCCATCGCCTTTTTTGCCGCGTTACGCATCGGGGAGTTAGTATCGTCGTGCAAATCAAAGCCCGGGGGGCTGTTTTTCTCAGACGTGGTAATTGACGAAGACTGTATTAAGATAGGTGTCAGAAGATCGAAGACAGACATATACGGGATGGGAGAATGGATTAGAGTGGGAAAATTGGGGACAAAGTGGTGCCCGGTGTTACTGGTAAAGGAGTTCGCCAAGAGACACTGTGGGACTGGTCCGTTTTTGTGCCATGCGTCGGGTTTTCCCCTAACTAAATACCAATTCACGGCGGTCATGCGGAATAGCATTAGAAGGCTAGGCCTTAACCCCTCGGAATTCGGATCACATTCGTTTAGGATCGGAGCGGCAACGTCCGCTTTTGCGTGTGGCATGGGTATCGAGGGGGTTAAGAAGGTGGGTCGTTGGAAATCAGATGCATATCGGTCATATGTTCGGCCAAATCTGAGAGTTCTATAA